One Chryseobacterium indoltheticum DNA segment encodes these proteins:
- the vgrG gene encoding type VI secretion system tip protein VgrG, with translation MNNSGYIKTAKNPDLITFKVMSGGTELPGKYGVKSIVVEKEVNRIPYARIVILDGSVPEQDFKLSNEDLLIPGKEIEITAGYHSEEETIFKGVVVKHNIKVRNGSSYLIIECRDKAVKMTLGRKSKYFYDSKDSDIIEELIGNSGATADVEATSNSHKELVQYQSSDWDFMLTRAQANGKLCFVENGTIKVAKPDFSGKEVETVVYGSSVHEFDGEIDARDQFNKITAKTWSYTDQELTEVEAQDPAIKLNGNLTSGDLAKVFGIEDLQLKHGGNLTQNELQDWSDAKATFQQLARTRGRVQFQGIPEVIPGVSLTLEGVGNRFNGKIYVTGVRHEIADGNWLVDAQFGLSPTWFSETYDVSEMPGSGIIPSISGLHIGLVSQLESDPDGEDRILVQIPIINNEEEGIWARVATLDAGENRGSFFRPEIGDEVIIGFINDDPNDAVVLGMLNSSAKPAPIVASDDNHEKGFVTRSEMKMIFNDDKISYTLETPKGKKVILDEDADIIKIEDEYSNILTLNKDGISIESGKDIKIKAKGDITMEGTNINIKASAQFKAEGSSGSELKSGAVTVVKGSQVKIN, from the coding sequence ATGAACAATAGCGGATACATAAAAACAGCAAAAAATCCGGACCTGATTACTTTTAAAGTGATGTCCGGAGGTACCGAATTGCCAGGTAAATATGGTGTAAAAAGCATAGTGGTAGAAAAAGAAGTCAACAGAATTCCTTATGCCCGCATTGTGATTTTAGATGGAAGTGTACCAGAACAAGATTTCAAATTAAGTAATGAAGACCTTTTAATTCCGGGAAAAGAAATTGAAATTACTGCCGGATACCATTCTGAAGAGGAAACCATTTTTAAAGGAGTTGTTGTAAAGCATAACATAAAAGTTAGAAACGGCTCTTCTTATCTTATCATAGAATGCCGAGATAAGGCGGTAAAAATGACTTTAGGAAGAAAAAGTAAGTATTTCTACGACAGTAAAGACAGCGATATCATTGAAGAATTGATTGGTAACAGCGGTGCAACTGCCGATGTAGAAGCGACTTCAAATTCACATAAAGAGCTGGTGCAGTACCAATCTTCAGATTGGGATTTTATGCTAACCAGAGCACAAGCCAACGGTAAACTTTGTTTTGTTGAAAACGGAACCATAAAAGTTGCTAAGCCAGATTTTAGTGGAAAAGAAGTAGAAACAGTAGTCTACGGATCATCTGTACATGAATTTGACGGAGAAATCGATGCAAGAGATCAATTCAATAAAATTACAGCCAAAACATGGAGTTATACCGATCAGGAATTAACAGAAGTTGAAGCTCAGGATCCTGCAATTAAACTCAATGGAAATCTTACGTCAGGAGATTTGGCAAAAGTTTTCGGAATTGAAGATTTACAATTAAAACACGGCGGAAATCTTACCCAAAACGAACTGCAAGATTGGAGTGATGCAAAAGCAACTTTCCAACAGCTTGCAAGAACGAGAGGAAGGGTGCAATTTCAAGGAATTCCAGAGGTAATACCGGGAGTTTCATTAACACTTGAGGGAGTAGGAAACAGATTCAACGGAAAAATATACGTTACAGGTGTTCGTCACGAAATTGCCGATGGAAATTGGCTGGTTGATGCTCAGTTTGGGCTTTCTCCAACATGGTTTTCAGAAACTTATGATGTGAGCGAAATGCCTGGTTCAGGGATTATTCCTTCAATAAGCGGGTTGCACATTGGCCTTGTTTCACAATTAGAATCAGATCCGGATGGCGAAGACAGAATTTTAGTACAAATCCCAATCATCAATAACGAAGAAGAAGGAATTTGGGCGAGAGTGGCTACGCTGGATGCAGGAGAAAATAGAGGTTCGTTTTTCAGACCGGAAATCGGAGATGAGGTCATCATCGGATTCATCAATGACGACCCGAATGACGCAGTGGTGCTTGGAATGTTAAACAGCAGTGCCAAACCGGCTCCCATTGTAGCTTCTGATGATAATCACGAAAAAGGATTTGTAACCCGAAGCGAAATGAAAATGATCTTTAATGACGATAAAATTTCATACACGCTGGAAACTCCAAAAGGCAAAAAAGTGATTTTGGATGAAGATGCAGACATTATTAAAATAGAAGATGAGTATTCTAATATTCTTACGCTTAATAAAGATGGTATCAGTATCGAAAGCGGAAAAGACATCAAAATCAAGGCAAAAGGCGACATTACGATGGAAGGAACCAATATCAACATTAAAGCCAGTGCCCAGTTTAAAGCTGAAGGCAGCTCTGGTTCTGAGCTTAAATCGGGAGCAGTAACAGTCGTAAAAGGATCTCAAGTAAAAATTAATTAA
- a CDS encoding CIS tube protein translates to MRGAIQKLTIGTYEDSDYKKRVDSGAFTAFINPTGYSVTYKTELEPGQPLGAPKETKKYVASPSTDLQLEFLFDGTGVTEAFSGNKLINKIKGKFFEKTSVKKQVEAFYIATGQVDGLIHKPYNVILNWGDFEFKGVLAEFTVEYKLFDNEGRPLRAIGKAKFSESISQELAAKEVKTSSPDLTHKRIVQDGDTLPLMTERIYGDSKYYLEVAKVNGLVNFRQLKPGSEVYFPPIDKIS, encoded by the coding sequence ATGAGAGGAGCAATTCAAAAACTTACAATAGGAACATATGAAGACTCTGATTATAAAAAAAGAGTTGATAGTGGAGCTTTTACAGCTTTTATAAATCCTACTGGTTATTCCGTTACATATAAAACAGAACTGGAACCTGGTCAACCATTAGGAGCGCCTAAAGAGACTAAAAAATATGTCGCGTCACCTTCAACAGATTTACAGTTAGAATTTCTATTTGATGGTACAGGTGTAACAGAAGCTTTTTCTGGCAATAAACTTATCAATAAAATAAAAGGGAAATTTTTTGAAAAAACATCAGTAAAAAAGCAAGTCGAAGCTTTTTATATAGCTACAGGACAGGTTGATGGTCTTATTCATAAACCTTATAATGTTATTCTTAACTGGGGGGATTTTGAATTTAAAGGAGTATTAGCAGAATTTACTGTCGAGTATAAATTGTTTGACAATGAAGGGCGGCCATTACGAGCCATTGGGAAAGCGAAATTTAGTGAATCAATTAGTCAAGAACTTGCAGCAAAAGAGGTAAAAACATCTTCTCCGGATCTTACACACAAGAGAATAGTACAAGATGGAGACACTCTACCATTAATGACCGAAAGAATCTATGGAGATTCTAAATACTATTTAGAAGTAGCTAAAGTAAACGGATTGGTCAACTTCAGACAGTTAAAACCAGGAAGTGAAGTATACTTTCCACCCATAGATAAAATATCATAA
- a CDS encoding DUF5908 family protein, with product MPIEIKELHIKINVDEKAEATTTTASVDEAQIMRAISESVEQVVNIEKRKKER from the coding sequence ATGCCAATAGAAATAAAAGAGCTTCACATTAAAATAAATGTGGACGAAAAAGCAGAAGCAACGACAACTACCGCATCGGTAGATGAAGCACAAATTATGCGGGCAATCAGCGAAAGCGTAGAGCAAGTAGTAAATATTGAAAAACGTAAAAAAGAAAGATAA
- a CDS encoding phage tail protein, giving the protein MALLYPPTSFSFIVNGISTTEGIDSRFQSISGLSTEIVTEEYAEGGENRFLHQLPLRPKYENLVLKRGLIVSSGLISWCRNAMENFEFEPRDLIITLSGGLQSTAPLMVWNVVGAYPVKWNVSEFNAEESKLAIETIELKYRYFTIPSSLASLGL; this is encoded by the coding sequence ATGGCTCTTTTATATCCTCCAACTAGTTTCTCTTTTATTGTTAATGGGATTTCAACAACAGAGGGTATTGACTCCAGATTTCAGTCTATATCTGGTTTATCAACAGAAATTGTAACTGAAGAATATGCCGAAGGAGGCGAAAACAGATTTCTTCATCAGCTTCCTTTGAGACCAAAATATGAAAATTTAGTTCTTAAGCGTGGTTTAATCGTAAGTTCCGGATTGATAAGCTGGTGCAGAAATGCAATGGAAAACTTTGAGTTTGAACCCAGAGACCTTATCATTACTCTTTCAGGAGGCCTACAATCTACAGCACCTTTAATGGTTTGGAATGTAGTTGGGGCATATCCTGTAAAATGGAACGTTTCAGAATTCAACGCAGAAGAAAGCAAACTTGCTATTGAAACAATAGAACTGAAATATAGATATTTCACAATACCTTCATCGTTAGCAAGCTTAGGCTTGTAA
- a CDS encoding phage tail protein: MNTYPLVKFAFEVDWGGTKVGFQEVSGLNAEAALIEYRHGASPDFSKIKMPGLKTFSNITLKRGTFKSDNEFFTWFQSIQLNTVERRSITISLLDENGEPAVTWKVKNAFPLKVNATDLKAEGNEVAIETLEIAHEGLTIENN, translated from the coding sequence ATGAATACATATCCATTAGTAAAATTTGCCTTTGAAGTAGATTGGGGCGGAACAAAAGTAGGATTTCAGGAAGTAAGCGGTTTGAATGCTGAAGCAGCTTTAATTGAATACAGACATGGCGCAAGTCCGGATTTCAGCAAGATTAAAATGCCGGGACTGAAGACTTTCAGCAACATTACTTTAAAGAGAGGAACTTTCAAAAGCGATAACGAGTTTTTTACTTGGTTCCAATCAATTCAGTTAAATACGGTAGAAAGAAGATCAATTACCATCTCACTTTTAGATGAAAATGGAGAGCCGGCAGTTACCTGGAAAGTAAAAAATGCATTCCCGCTTAAAGTAAATGCAACAGATTTGAAGGCTGAAGGTAATGAGGTCGCTATTGAAACTCTGGAAATTGCACACGAAGGATTAACGATCGAAAATAACTAA
- a CDS encoding phage tail sheath family protein produces MNYKTPGVYVEEIAKFPPSVAQVETAIPAFIGYTAEGPRNEPTRISSMLEYETIFGKAKAETFSLTEVPATTTPTVKPRAVTATLAPSPFKMYYAMQMYFANGGGPCYIVSVGSAVGYPTGVDAVDLDELKAGLATLEKEDEPTLIVFPDAEGLDGLKAYNLYELALDQAELLKDRFVIMDVVGNTADAVKDFRDNVGSGPSGERLKYGAAYYPKLETVLTYSYDPTVMIAEHTLEYWKTHDSELYNLAKAAIESKKVVMTPSSAMAGVYAKVDSTSGVWKSPANVGLNFVQEPKIKISHEDQENLNVDATAGKSINAIRTFTGKGTLVWGARTLDGNSNEWRYISVRRFFNMVEESVKKATERFVFEPNTANTWIRVQTMIENFLNQQWQDGALAGSKPEEAYYVSVGLNKTMSAQDILEGRMVIEVGMAAVRPAEFIVLRFSHKLQEA; encoded by the coding sequence ATGAATTACAAAACACCTGGAGTCTACGTTGAGGAAATTGCAAAATTCCCACCATCTGTAGCACAAGTAGAAACGGCTATCCCTGCTTTTATCGGATATACAGCAGAAGGCCCAAGAAATGAACCAACAAGAATCTCTTCTATGTTGGAATACGAAACGATTTTTGGAAAAGCAAAAGCTGAAACTTTTTCACTTACTGAAGTTCCAGCGACTACGACTCCAACAGTTAAACCCAGAGCTGTTACTGCGACTTTAGCACCTAGTCCTTTCAAAATGTATTATGCGATGCAAATGTATTTTGCCAATGGTGGTGGACCATGTTATATCGTTTCTGTAGGAAGCGCTGTAGGTTACCCAACTGGAGTAGATGCAGTAGATTTAGATGAGTTGAAAGCTGGTCTTGCTACTTTAGAAAAAGAAGACGAGCCAACTCTTATTGTTTTCCCTGATGCTGAAGGTTTAGATGGACTAAAAGCTTATAATTTATATGAATTAGCTTTAGATCAGGCAGAATTATTAAAAGACAGATTTGTCATTATGGACGTTGTCGGAAATACTGCTGATGCAGTTAAGGATTTCAGAGATAATGTTGGATCTGGCCCTAGTGGAGAGCGTTTAAAATATGGAGCTGCTTATTACCCAAAATTAGAAACGGTTTTAACTTACAGTTATGATCCAACAGTTATGATTGCTGAGCATACTCTAGAGTACTGGAAAACGCATGACTCTGAACTATACAACTTAGCTAAAGCAGCAATTGAGTCTAAAAAAGTAGTAATGACTCCATCATCAGCAATGGCCGGAGTATACGCTAAAGTAGACAGTACTTCAGGAGTATGGAAATCACCGGCAAATGTAGGACTGAACTTCGTACAAGAGCCCAAAATTAAAATTTCTCACGAAGATCAGGAAAATCTTAATGTAGATGCAACGGCTGGTAAATCAATCAACGCAATCAGAACTTTTACCGGAAAAGGAACATTAGTTTGGGGCGCAAGAACATTAGACGGAAACAGCAATGAGTGGAGATATATCTCTGTACGTCGTTTCTTCAACATGGTAGAAGAGTCTGTAAAAAAAGCTACAGAGCGTTTCGTTTTCGAACCGAATACTGCTAATACCTGGATTCGTGTACAAACAATGATCGAGAATTTCCTAAACCAACAATGGCAAGACGGAGCATTGGCAGGAAGCAAGCCTGAAGAAGCTTATTACGTAAGCGTTGGTTTGAATAAAACAATGTCGGCTCAGGATATTCTGGAAGGCAGAATGGTCATTGAAGTGGGTATGGCTGCGGTACGTCCTGCTGAGTTTATCGTGCTACGTTTTTCACACAAGCTTCAAGAAGCATAA
- a CDS encoding phage tail protein: MNTYPLVKFAFEVDWGGTKVGFQEVSGLNAEAALIEYRHGASPDFSKIKMPGLKTFSNITLKRGTFKSDNEFFTWFQSIQLNTVERRSITISLLDENGEPAVTWKVKNAFPLKVNATDLKAEGNEVAIETLEIAHEGLTIENN, translated from the coding sequence ATGAATACATATCCATTAGTAAAATTTGCCTTTGAAGTAGATTGGGGCGGAACAAAAGTAGGATTTCAGGAAGTAAGCGGTTTGAATGCCGAAGCAGCTTTAATTGAATACAGGCATGGAGCAAGTCCGGATTTCAGCAAGATTAAGATGCCGGGACTGAAAACTTTCAGCAACATTACTTTAAAGAGAGGAACTTTCAAAAGCGATAACGAGTTTTTTACTTGGTTCCAAAGCATCCAGTTAAATACGGTAGAAAGAAGATCAATTACCATCTCACTTTTAGATGAGAACGGAGAGCCGGCAGTTACCTGGAAAGTAAAAAATGCATTCCCGCTTAAAGTAAATGCAACAGATTTGAAGGCTGAAGGTAATGAGGTCGCTATTGAAACTCTGGAAATTGCACACGAAGGATTAACTATTGAAAATAACTAA
- a CDS encoding phage tail sheath family protein: MNYKTPGVYVEEQAKFPPSVAQVETAIPAFIGYTADGPKNKPTRISSMLEYEALFGKANPETFAVAFKDGVATATQTKVSDFKMYYAMQMYFANGGGACYIVSVGAENVYYSAVSLAELQAGLDLLKKEDEPTLIVFPDLQGLVASSADVVAAQKVKDLAQHELTLANTAVVAAQAVFDDAEDNGTPEELAQASKALTDANADALTANAVATIANTNLTKVTTANSNAAAANAYNLYNLALDQSELLKDRFVIMDVLGEISAFKGDSGPSSGQSGERLKYGAAYYPKLKTVLSYDFKDANVSVMGVSGVTNLAELKTSSSEFYNQAKKAIESKPVVLAPSSAMAGVYAKVDSTSGVWKSPANVGLSFVQEPTIKISDRDQDALNIDSNGGKSINAIRTFTGKGTLVWGARTLDGNSNEWRYISVRRFFNMVEESVKKATERFVFEPNTANTWIRVQAMIENFLNQQWQDGALAGSKPEEAYYVSVGLNKTMSAQDILEGRMVIEVGMAAVRPAEFIVLRFSHKLQEA; this comes from the coding sequence ATGAATTACAAAACCCCTGGAGTCTATGTGGAGGAACAGGCAAAATTCCCACCTTCCGTAGCGCAAGTTGAAACAGCTATTCCCGCTTTTATTGGATATACCGCTGATGGACCAAAAAATAAGCCGACAAGAATCTCTTCAATGTTGGAGTACGAAGCACTTTTTGGAAAAGCAAACCCTGAAACTTTTGCTGTAGCTTTCAAAGACGGCGTTGCAACAGCAACACAAACTAAGGTAAGCGATTTTAAAATGTACTATGCCATGCAAATGTATTTTGCCAATGGTGGTGGCGCTTGTTATATCGTTTCTGTAGGAGCTGAGAATGTTTATTATTCAGCAGTAAGTTTAGCTGAATTACAAGCAGGCCTCGACTTATTAAAAAAAGAAGACGAGCCTACATTGATCGTTTTCCCTGATCTTCAAGGTTTGGTTGCTAGTTCGGCTGATGTAGTTGCTGCACAAAAGGTTAAAGACCTTGCTCAACACGAACTTACACTTGCAAATACAGCAGTTGTAGCTGCTCAGGCTGTATTTGATGATGCAGAAGATAACGGTACGCCTGAAGAATTGGCGCAAGCCAGTAAGGCTTTGACAGATGCTAATGCTGATGCATTAACAGCTAATGCAGTTGCTACGATTGCAAACACTAATTTAACAAAGGTTACTACTGCAAACTCCAACGCTGCAGCTGCTAATGCGTATAATTTATATAATCTGGCTTTAGATCAGTCAGAGTTATTAAAAGACAGATTCGTCATTATGGATGTTCTTGGAGAAATTTCTGCATTTAAAGGAGATTCAGGTCCTTCTTCCGGACAAAGTGGTGAACGCTTAAAATACGGCGCAGCATATTATCCAAAATTAAAAACAGTGTTGAGCTATGATTTCAAAGACGCAAATGTTTCTGTAATGGGTGTTTCTGGTGTAACAAATTTAGCAGAGCTGAAAACTTCAAGTTCAGAATTTTACAATCAAGCTAAAAAAGCAATCGAATCTAAACCTGTAGTCTTGGCTCCATCATCAGCAATGGCCGGAGTGTACGCTAAAGTAGACAGTACTTCAGGAGTATGGAAATCGCCGGCAAATGTAGGACTGAGCTTCGTACAGGAGCCGACAATTAAAATTTCTGATAGAGATCAGGATGCTCTCAATATCGATTCAAATGGTGGTAAATCAATCAATGCGATCAGAACTTTTACCGGAAAAGGAACATTAGTTTGGGGCGCAAGAACTTTGGATGGAAACAGCAATGAGTGGAGATATATCTCTGTACGTCGTTTCTTCAACATGGTAGAAGAGTCTGTGAAAAAAGCTACAGAGCGTTTCGTTTTCGAGCCAAATACTGCAAATACCTGGATCCGTGTACAAGCAATGATCGAGAATTTCTTAAATCAACAATGGCAAGACGGTGCATTGGCAGGAAGCAAGCCAGAAGAAGCGTATTACGTAAGCGTTGGCTTGAATAAAACAATGTCGGCTCAGGATATTCTGGAAGGCAGAATGGTCATTGAAGTGGGTATGGCTGCGGTACGTCCTGCTGAATTTATCGTGCTACGTTTTTCACACAAGTTGCAAGAAGCATAA
- a CDS encoding phage tail sheath family protein translates to MLNPTTPGVSVEEITKLPYSVTLVDTAIPVFIGYTEQIPEGYDINDNENKKLKISSLLDYEDQFGKAKKEKLQLKDVEGKGVTVVEPQVQFLMYYSLQMYFANGGGPCYIISVGTYASASAGVQLSSLKNGLDKIETLKAIKDPILILCPDAISLAEPNFYELYNYTIGKLETKNRFAILDTYEGNSATISNGLDTIGNFRREVNPTSHAAAYFPHLKTILNYTFDEDETPIVHAGLQEEGEDSAVFYAGEIAALDELKNLASDEISGGSANGFVLADLLGQAIAIAQEVIATADESTDETVNAKADLKEAINEAKVVLEAIYDGTIDDFIVPEDLDESAPIFSGEFEGLKNAILNVKDQKGNANGLLLKNLQSSDSLLYSEIKEAIKSLKVVVPPSSAMAGVYARIDSTRGVWKAPANVSLSYVINPTEKISDQEQSDLNIHDSGKSINAIRTFTGKGTLVWGARTLDAKDKKENKDNEWKYVHVRRYYKMINQSISDALAKFINEPNISYTWLRAKTMLENFLNQQWMEGALAGNTPKEAYEVKVYGSKDPITENITNTMIVEIKIALVRPAEFIILKFSHKLQQS, encoded by the coding sequence ATGCTAAATCCAACAACACCAGGTGTTTCGGTTGAAGAAATTACAAAACTTCCGTATTCAGTCACATTAGTAGATACCGCTATACCTGTATTCATTGGGTATACTGAGCAAATACCCGAAGGTTATGATATTAATGATAACGAGAATAAAAAGCTTAAAATCAGTTCTCTTTTAGACTATGAAGATCAGTTCGGAAAAGCTAAAAAAGAAAAACTTCAGCTAAAAGATGTAGAAGGTAAAGGAGTAACTGTTGTAGAACCGCAGGTACAGTTTTTAATGTACTATTCGCTTCAGATGTATTTTGCCAATGGCGGCGGCCCATGCTATATTATTTCTGTGGGCACTTATGCTTCGGCTTCTGCAGGAGTACAGTTATCTTCACTGAAAAACGGATTAGACAAGATCGAAACCTTAAAAGCTATTAAAGATCCGATTCTTATTCTTTGTCCTGACGCAATATCGTTAGCAGAACCCAACTTTTATGAGCTGTATAATTATACAATAGGAAAGCTAGAGACGAAAAATAGGTTTGCCATTTTAGATACTTACGAAGGAAATTCTGCAACGATATCAAACGGTCTTGATACCATTGGGAATTTTAGAAGAGAAGTCAACCCGACCAGCCATGCTGCAGCTTATTTTCCGCACCTTAAAACTATTTTGAATTACACTTTCGATGAGGATGAAACGCCGATTGTACATGCTGGTTTACAGGAAGAAGGAGAAGACAGTGCTGTTTTTTATGCCGGTGAGATTGCTGCTTTAGATGAGCTGAAAAATTTGGCGAGTGACGAGATTTCCGGTGGCTCCGCAAATGGTTTTGTACTGGCTGATTTATTGGGACAAGCTATTGCAATTGCGCAAGAGGTTATTGCAACAGCTGATGAATCAACCGATGAAACAGTGAATGCAAAAGCTGATTTAAAAGAGGCAATAAATGAAGCAAAAGTAGTGTTGGAAGCTATATATGATGGGACAATTGATGATTTTATTGTACCAGAAGATTTAGACGAAAGCGCACCTATTTTTAGTGGAGAATTCGAAGGATTAAAAAATGCTATCCTCAACGTAAAAGATCAAAAAGGAAATGCAAACGGATTACTACTTAAAAATTTGCAATCATCCGATTCTTTATTATACAGTGAGATAAAAGAAGCTATAAAATCTTTAAAAGTTGTTGTGCCACCATCATCAGCAATGGCAGGCGTGTATGCAAGAATAGACAGTACAAGAGGAGTTTGGAAAGCTCCGGCCAACGTAAGTCTTAGTTATGTAATCAACCCAACAGAAAAAATTTCTGATCAGGAACAGTCAGACCTCAACATTCACGATTCCGGAAAATCAATTAATGCAATCCGAACATTTACAGGAAAAGGAACCCTAGTTTGGGGAGCCAGAACCCTCGATGCGAAAGACAAAAAAGAAAATAAAGACAATGAATGGAAATACGTGCATGTACGTCGATATTATAAGATGATTAATCAATCGATAAGTGATGCGCTGGCAAAATTTATTAACGAGCCCAATATATCCTACACTTGGTTACGAGCAAAAACAATGTTGGAGAATTTTCTTAATCAGCAATGGATGGAAGGCGCATTGGCGGGTAATACTCCCAAAGAAGCGTATGAAGTAAAAGTCTACGGCAGCAAAGATCCAATCACTGAAAATATTACCAATACGATGATTGTAGAAATCAAAATAGCATTGGTACGCCCGGCAGAGTTTATCATCCTGAAGTTCTCACACAAATTACAACAATCCTAA
- a CDS encoding DUF4255 domain-containing protein, which produces MINEVLTILKDQLNDSEGLVDIAVVDDIAKHDDDTSGLDNKVVISLLNVEEESTLKNRSRYNKVISENPAQFDMKMESPPAYLNLYVMISANRSTYANALANISKVIEVFQTNNVLEYIDPQDNRENDFKFRIELHSVPFDQLSYIWGLLGGKVMPSVLYKISVIKIVAKEETSIELIHDINVQSIKIN; this is translated from the coding sequence ATGATAAACGAAGTATTGACAATTTTAAAAGATCAACTGAATGATTCGGAAGGTTTAGTTGATATTGCTGTTGTTGATGACATAGCAAAACATGATGATGACACTTCAGGTCTCGACAATAAGGTGGTAATCAGTCTACTCAACGTTGAGGAAGAATCAACATTAAAAAACAGATCACGATACAATAAAGTGATAAGTGAAAACCCGGCTCAGTTTGATATGAAAATGGAGAGTCCGCCGGCTTATTTAAACTTATATGTGATGATTTCTGCCAACAGATCGACTTATGCGAATGCTTTAGCAAATATTTCAAAAGTTATCGAGGTGTTTCAGACCAACAACGTTTTAGAATATATCGATCCGCAAGACAACAGAGAAAATGATTTTAAATTCAGAATCGAATTACACTCTGTCCCTTTTGATCAGCTAAGTTATATCTGGGGATTATTGGGCGGAAAGGTGATGCCTTCTGTCTTGTATAAAATCAGTGTGATAAAAATTGTGGCTAAAGAGGAAACTTCTATTGAATTAATACATGACATTAATGTACAAAGCATTAAAATTAATTGA
- a CDS encoding contractile injection system tape measure protein produces MNQDHIIQKVFVEITINNKEKAFSIKEDINNFLAIDVFPEIEKYINALEYNFSDHTLQIPRLELNLDVKNSSLNTELKDKITQLFQEELSEMTKPVENYDQETESDSKAYLIDNERKLVQTFIYFLENGYMPWWNSDKKSIAFLEPKIFETLILIKDFKKSIIPVLSKQNVQERIISQLSNEQIAGLCLSILKDTELKINLNVDIIQQISTLNHAERQIVWHLVLNVLSEHFNSSNNGLKEYLLQLILKTESASTVLSHAKSKLQNLKTVIEIFPFIKEDEILENIKNNSEDSSEDAGTSIDTTHEKNDATNQEDIIQNDKDLIQNDAQYVQNAGLILIHPFIKTLFEHCELLHPKTQQLTDPELCAHLLHYIATGKTNAPEYDLVFEKFLCNIPTNQTINRHIKLSRKHKTEAKNVIESVQHNWNSMRKSSVALLQNEFFQRSGKLVATNHEYTLTVERKTQDILLENLGWGIGLVKLPWQEKFIFVNW; encoded by the coding sequence GTGAATCAGGATCATATCATTCAGAAGGTTTTTGTTGAAATTACCATCAACAACAAAGAAAAAGCATTTAGCATTAAAGAAGACATTAATAACTTTTTGGCTATTGACGTTTTTCCGGAAATAGAAAAGTATATCAATGCTTTAGAATATAATTTTTCTGATCACACCCTTCAAATTCCCCGGTTAGAATTGAATTTGGATGTGAAAAACAGCTCACTAAATACAGAATTAAAAGATAAAATCACTCAGCTCTTTCAGGAAGAGCTTTCTGAAATGACGAAACCGGTTGAGAATTATGATCAAGAAACAGAAAGCGATTCTAAAGCCTATCTTATTGACAATGAAAGAAAATTAGTACAAACTTTTATCTATTTTTTAGAAAATGGCTACATGCCGTGGTGGAATTCGGATAAAAAAAGTATTGCCTTTTTGGAACCAAAAATATTTGAAACTTTGATTCTGATTAAGGATTTTAAGAAAAGTATCATTCCTGTTTTGTCGAAACAGAACGTTCAGGAACGAATTATCAGCCAACTTTCAAACGAACAGATTGCGGGATTATGTTTATCTATTTTAAAAGACACTGAATTAAAAATCAATTTAAATGTTGATATAATACAACAGATCTCAACACTGAATCATGCCGAAAGACAAATCGTCTGGCATCTGGTTTTGAATGTTTTATCTGAACACTTTAACTCATCAAATAATGGTCTCAAGGAATATCTTCTGCAACTAATTTTAAAGACAGAATCAGCTTCAACTGTTTTATCACACGCAAAAAGCAAGCTTCAGAATCTGAAAACAGTCATTGAAATATTTCCATTTATAAAAGAAGATGAGATTCTTGAAAACATTAAAAATAATTCAGAAGATAGCAGTGAAGATGCAGGAACGTCAATAGATACAACACATGAAAAGAATGATGCAACAAACCAGGAAGATATAATTCAAAACGACAAGGATTTAATTCAAAATGATGCGCAATATGTTCAGAATGCAGGACTTATTTTAATACATCCATTCATCAAAACCCTCTTTGAACATTGTGAACTTTTGCATCCGAAAACTCAGCAACTTACCGATCCTGAATTGTGTGCCCATTTATTACATTATATCGCTACCGGAAAAACTAACGCTCCTGAATATGATCTGGTTTTTGAAAAATTCTTGTGTAATATACCGACAAATCAAACCATTAACAGACACATCAAGCTTTCGAGAAAACATAAAACAGAAGCCAAAAATGTCATTGAAAGTGTACAGCACAACTGGAATTCAATGAGAAAATCATCTGTTGCACTCTTACAAAACGAGTTTTTTCAACGCTCGGGTAAATTGGTTGCCACCAATCATGAGTATACCCTGACGGTCGAAAGAAAAACACAAGACATTTTGCTTGAAAATTTGGGTTGGGGAATTGGTCTTGTAAAACTACCGTGGCAGGAAAAATTCATATTTGTAAACTGGTAA